AGGGCATGTCCGGCCTCATGGTAGGCCACGATCTCCTTTTCCTTCCTGGTAATCAGTCTGCTCTTTTTCTCCAGGCCGGCCAGGACACGGTCAATCGCCTCTTCAAAATCTGACATTTCAACCTGAGATTTGTTATTCCGGGCCGCCAGCAGGGCGGATTCGTTAACTACATTGGCCAGATCGGCCCCCACCATTCCCACGGTACGCGCCGCAATGACCTTTACATCCACATCAGGGGCTATCTTTACCTTCCGGACATGGACCTTTAATATAGCCTCCCGTCCTTTGAGATCAGGTCGATCCACAAGAACATGACGATCAAAACGACCGGCTCGCAGTAGGGCCTGATCTAAAATCTCCGGCCGGTTTGTAGCCGCCATAATTATTACGCCCTTTTTGGTATCGAACCCATCCAGTTCAGAGAGGAGCTGGGTCAATGTCTGCTCGCGTTCATCAACCCCTGAAACCGGGCTGATACCCCGCGCCTTCCCCAGGGCGTCGATCTCATCGATAAAGATTATACACGGGGCCTTTTCCTCGGCCTGGGCAAACAGGTCACGGACGCGCGCCGCTCCCACACCCACAAACATCTCCACAAAAGAAGATCCGCTCAGACTCAGAAAAGGGACCTTTGCCTCTCCGGCCACGGCCTTGGCCAGAAGAGTCTTACCGGTGCCGGGCGGGCCGACCAGCAGGACTCCCTTGGGTATCTTCCCTCCCAGACTCTGAAACCGGCCGGGATTCCTCAGAAATTCGATAACTTCTTTCAACTCCTCCTCCGCCTCGTCAACGCCGGCCACGTCTTCAAAGGTGATCTTGGTCTCGTCCTCAACATAAACCTTGGCCTTGCTCTTGCCGATAGCCATAAAACCGCCTTCTGCGCCGGTGCGCATCCGCCTGAGAAAATATCCCCAGATAGCGACAAATATGAATATCGGCACAACCCAAGAAAGTAACGTAGTCAACCAGGTCATTTCCGGCTGGGCGGTGAATTTAATACGATGAGCCTCCAGTTCCTTTATTAAATCCGTGTCCTCCATACGCACGGCATAAAAAGTCTTCTCTTTGGCCAACTGGGCAACTGTTGTCTTGTCCTTTTCACCGGCCCGCATCTTTACAAGGGTTTCTGCCGCCCCTGGCCCCAACTTGCCGCGTATGGAATCTTTAGCAATAAGCAGGTCTTCAACCCGGCCTTCCCGAACTAACATCTTAAATTCACTATAAGATATGGTTGCCTGTTGCTGTGCCAGGAAGAAATACTGGAACAGCATCAATACCCCCATGGCCACGATAAAGTACCAGATCGAAAAATGAATTTTCTTTTGTTTCATTCGCACACCCTAAGTTTAATAGGCTAATTAAAAACGATCAATTCGTAAAAAAGTCTTTTCACCGCAGAGCACGCAGAGTGCGCAGAGAAAAACTATAAACTATTCAATATGTTATCTCAGCGATCTCTGCGGTAAAATTTTACTTTTTACGAGCTCATCAAAAATAATATATCAAAAGATATCTCAAATATGCAAGAAATACCATACCGTTAAGAATATACGGACGGGCTAAAAAGGGGATAAAAAGGTAAGATTTAGTATGCGGGCTTATTTTCAGAGGAATTAGTCTGAGACTGGTAGGCCTGAAAATAGCGTGACTTTATATCTTCCAGAAGGGCTTCTTTCTCGGCATCAGATAGCCGATCATAGATTGGACTTAACCGCAAAAAACCTTTGATTTCTTCTTCACTCATCGTGCGTACACCGACACCGTTGACAAACGATTTATTCCATACACCAGGCAAAAAACCTTGTCAAGAGTTTTTTGTCAGTTTTGTGACAAAGTTTTGACCTTTGTCCTATAACGTTCTATAATCATCCGACTTGTTCCCATCCGGAAAGCCAGGCTTCCCGGATGGCGCGGTCAGCAGTCAGCTATCAGCTTTCAGCTTAATATGTTGTTTGTCTTAGTTTTTTGCTGACGCCTGACAGCTGATGGCTGACAGCTTGCATCTGGAAACGACAGTTTCCGGATGCAAACCAACTTGAAGGATAAGGAGCAAAAACTTCTCCCATGAT
This region of Thermodesulfobacteriota bacterium genomic DNA includes:
- the ftsH gene encoding ATP-dependent zinc metalloprotease FtsH, whose product is MKQKKIHFSIWYFIVAMGVLMLFQYFFLAQQQATISYSEFKMLVREGRVEDLLIAKDSIRGKLGPGAAETLVKMRAGEKDKTTVAQLAKEKTFYAVRMEDTDLIKELEAHRIKFTAQPEMTWLTTLLSWVVPIFIFVAIWGYFLRRMRTGAEGGFMAIGKSKAKVYVEDETKITFEDVAGVDEAEEELKEVIEFLRNPGRFQSLGGKIPKGVLLVGPPGTGKTLLAKAVAGEAKVPFLSLSGSSFVEMFVGVGAARVRDLFAQAEEKAPCIIFIDEIDALGKARGISPVSGVDEREQTLTQLLSELDGFDTKKGVIIMAATNRPEILDQALLRAGRFDRHVLVDRPDLKGREAILKVHVRKVKIAPDVDVKVIAARTVGMVGADLANVVNESALLAARNNKSQVEMSDFEEAIDRVLAGLEKKSRLITRKEKEIVAYHEAGHALVAMSLPQADPVHRVSIIPRGIAALGYTLQLPTEDRYLMTKSELMDKITVLLGGRGSEEINFKEVSTGAQNDLLKAADIARSMVTEYGMSEALGPLTFGRERRPLFLDVMLPQSKEYSEETARQIDDEVRKLINSCYERAKEILTGKKEKLDMLSKLLLEKEVVEGEELKKLFA